Proteins encoded together in one Quercus lobata isolate SW786 chromosome 3, ValleyOak3.0 Primary Assembly, whole genome shotgun sequence window:
- the LOC115981763 gene encoding nicotianamine synthase-like: MGCQDEPLVQKVWELYEQISSLENLKPSKDVNMIFTKLVLTCMPPNPIDVTKLCKKVQEMRSKLIRLCGEAEGHLESHYSTILGSYENPLDHLNIFPYYSNYLKLSLLEFNILSQHYTHVPSKIAFVGSGPLPLTSIVLASKHLTNTTFHNYDIDPLANSQAIGLFSSDSDLSKRFFFHTNDIMNVTNDLKDYEVVFLAALVGMDKEDKVKVVDHLAKYMAPGALLMLRSAHGARAFLYPVLDPRDLRGFEFLSVFHPTDEVINSVVIARKYAMPTHSLEKGLGPIILPNKCAEIQAFNHFNQGNMIEELAIEDKLS; encoded by the coding sequence ATGGGTTGCCAGGATGAGCCTTTGGTACAAAAAGTCTGGGAGTTGTATGAGCAAATCTCAAGCCTTGAGAACCTCAAACCTTCCAAAGATGTCAACATGATCTTCACAAAACTTGTGCTCACATGCATGCCACCAAATCCAATTGATGTAACCAAGCTGTGCAAAAAGGTGCAAGAAATGAGGTCAAAGCTCATTAGGCTTTGTGGTGAGGCTGAGGGACATTTGGAGAGTCATTACTCTACCATTTTAGGCTCATATGAAAACCCACTTGACCatcttaatatttttccttactATTCTAATTACCTCAAGCTTAGCCTCCTTGAATTCAATATCCTTAGCCAACACTACACCCATGTCCCTAGCAAAATTGCCTTTGTGGGCTCAGGTCCCCTTCCTCTTACCTCAATTGTCTTGGCCTCCAAACACCTTACCAATACCACCTTTCACAACTATGATATTGACCCTTTGGCCAATTCACAGGCTATTGGCTTATTTTCATCTGATTCTGACTTATCCAAAAGATTTTTCTTCCATACCAATGATATAATGAATGTAACTAATGACTTAAAAGATTATGAAGTTGTTTTCTTGGCAGCTCTAGTTGGCATGGACAAAGAGGACAAGGTTAAAGTCGTTGATCATTTGGCCAAGTACATGGCTCCAGGAGCTCTTTTGATGCTGAGAAGCGCACATGGGGCTCGCGCTTTTCTCTATCCAGTGCTTGATCCTCGCGATCTTCGTGGATTCGAGTTTCTCTCAGTGTTTCATCCCACCGATGAGGTTATTAACTCAGTTGTCATTGCACGTAAGTATGCAATGCCTACACACTCACTTGAGAAAGGTCTCGGCCCCATTATACTGCCTAACAAATGTGCTGAAATCCAAGCCTTCAATCACTTCAACCAAGGCAATATGATTGAGGAATTGGCCATTGAGGACAAACTCTCATAA